A genome region from Arachis duranensis cultivar V14167 chromosome 6, aradu.V14167.gnm2.J7QH, whole genome shotgun sequence includes the following:
- the LOC107495011 gene encoding uncharacterized protein LOC107495011: MDTQKGQSEKQSLPTTNPFVVTSCRKKKNEEATFLEDLKDHIDEFIHASMDEHKTCFKNTVQKMFGLSKVVAEQNANAAREVESSLHLQTTVQD; the protein is encoded by the exons ATGGACACTCAGAAAGGCCAATCTGAAAAGCAGTCTTTACCTACAACCAATCCATTTGTTGTTACTTCGTGTcgaaagaagaagaacgaggaAGCGACTTTCTTGGAGGATTTGAAAGATCACATTGACGAGTTCATTCATGCTTCTATGGATGAACACAAGACTTGCTTTAAGAATACAGTTCAGAAG ATGTTTGGTTTATCTAAGGTGGTTGCTGAGCAGAACGCTAATGCTGCAAGAGAAGTTGAAAGTTCTTTGCATCTTCAGACAACTGTACAAGATTAG